The following proteins are encoded in a genomic region of Microbulbifer sp. MKSA007:
- a CDS encoding FAD-binding oxidoreductase, which produces MHNLSVNVVGAGITGAMIAYKLARLGFKVTLFDANHCVGGDVSRVSFGWIGHIANDPIESPERFPLLTDGIARYKTLNAEFDGALFGANNGAIVWRATPEETQDLINRQQQAGTRTRLMSKQELQDLLPALSNPPEFAAYSEEDVCWYPPKVIEKLADALPRLGGEVVLNSSVSALDVTDHNCNGIRMNDEVFASDFTVLATGGSNGNLIAPYEPDHGLYTSPATYIEISAELPEYTPVLLTPDIEIRSLGLGNFALAEDPPETDDPAELERMGARLVQAVKDTFTSAGQVELLSIQVGQRPASRSTEPLARPINGFTNAFVAGSHPGVILAPLIAEKICTQITEQALSRSVA; this is translated from the coding sequence ATGCATAATTTAAGCGTTAACGTGGTCGGCGCCGGCATCACCGGAGCAATGATCGCGTACAAGCTCGCGCGTCTGGGTTTCAAAGTCACTTTGTTTGATGCAAACCACTGTGTGGGTGGAGATGTCTCACGCGTTTCCTTTGGCTGGATTGGCCATATCGCCAATGATCCTATCGAGAGCCCGGAACGGTTCCCCCTGCTGACCGATGGCATAGCGCGCTACAAGACACTGAATGCTGAGTTTGACGGCGCTCTGTTTGGAGCCAACAACGGCGCTATCGTCTGGCGCGCAACACCGGAAGAAACGCAAGACCTGATTAACCGCCAACAGCAGGCAGGCACCCGCACGCGCCTCATGAGCAAGCAGGAACTTCAGGACCTTTTGCCCGCACTCAGCAATCCGCCAGAGTTTGCAGCCTATTCAGAAGAGGATGTCTGCTGGTACCCGCCTAAAGTCATCGAAAAGCTGGCTGATGCTCTGCCCCGTCTGGGCGGAGAGGTGGTGCTGAATAGCTCAGTGAGTGCACTGGATGTCACCGACCATAACTGCAACGGCATCCGCATGAATGACGAGGTCTTTGCCAGCGACTTCACCGTGCTGGCAACGGGCGGCAGCAACGGCAACCTGATCGCTCCGTATGAGCCGGACCACGGCCTTTACACCTCACCAGCCACGTATATCGAAATCAGCGCAGAACTGCCAGAATACACCCCTGTGCTGCTAACGCCGGATATCGAGATACGCAGCCTGGGTCTGGGCAACTTTGCACTGGCAGAAGATCCGCCGGAAACGGATGATCCCGCCGAGCTGGAGCGTATGGGCGCACGGCTGGTGCAGGCCGTCAAAGACACCTTCACCAGCGCCGGTCAGGTGGAACTGCTGTCCATTCAGGTCGGCCAACGCCCCGCCAGCCGCTCAACTGAGCCTCTGGCCCGCCCTATCAACGGCTTTACCAACGCCTTCGTCGCAGGCAGCCACCCCGGCGTCATCCTCGCCCCCCTGATCGCAGAAAAAATCTGCACCCAGATCACAGAGCAGGCGTTGTCCCGCTCGGTGGCTTAG
- the fabI gene encoding enoyl-ACP reductase FabI, whose product MFSLKGKKALIVGVANSQSIAWGCAKAMKAQGAELALTYLNDKAKKHVAPLAEEANAAIFAPLDVTQPEQVNALYEQIEKVWGTLDILLHSIAFCPQADLHGRVVDCSAEGFGVAMDISVHSFLRLIRKSEPLMPPGSSVMTVTFHGSEKVISHYNIMGPVKAALESTTRYVAAELGQKGISVNALSPGPLATRAASGIASFDEMLADATERAPTRKLASIEDIGAYAAFLASDEARNITGVVHPIDGGYRIIG is encoded by the coding sequence ATGTTTTCATTGAAGGGCAAGAAAGCCCTTATTGTTGGGGTGGCGAACAGCCAGTCCATTGCATGGGGATGCGCCAAAGCCATGAAGGCTCAGGGTGCGGAACTGGCACTTACATACCTGAATGACAAAGCAAAAAAGCATGTGGCCCCGCTGGCAGAAGAAGCCAACGCCGCCATTTTTGCGCCGCTGGATGTGACCCAGCCCGAGCAGGTGAATGCCCTTTATGAGCAGATCGAAAAGGTCTGGGGCACACTGGATATTCTGCTTCATTCCATCGCCTTTTGCCCGCAGGCCGACTTGCATGGCCGCGTGGTGGATTGCTCGGCAGAAGGGTTTGGCGTGGCCATGGACATTTCCGTGCACTCCTTCCTGCGCCTGATCCGCAAATCCGAACCGCTGATGCCGCCGGGCTCCAGCGTGATGACCGTGACCTTCCACGGCTCGGAAAAGGTGATCAGCCACTACAACATCATGGGTCCGGTGAAAGCCGCGCTGGAAAGCACCACACGCTACGTGGCGGCAGAGCTGGGCCAGAAGGGAATTTCCGTCAACGCGCTGTCTCCCGGCCCGTTGGCTACCCGCGCCGCAAGCGGCATCGCCAGCTTTGACGAAATGCTGGCAGACGCCACCGAGCGCGCGCCCACACGAAAACTCGCAAGCATTGAAGACATTGGCGCTTATGCCGCCTTTCTGGCCAGTGATGAAGCCCGCAACATCACTGGTGTGGTTCACCCCATTGACGGCGGTTACCGCATCATTGGCTAG
- a CDS encoding mandelate racemase/muconate lactonizing enzyme family protein produces MKITGIETINLKEFRNVTWVRVHTDAGSFGLGETFYGSDAVCGFIHETLADELIGRDPTQIDAISRLLLNPICGFNSTGAEMRAASAIDIALWDLAGKTLGVPVHQLLGGKSRDKIRAYNTCAGYEYVKDKQVNTTEDWSTESVAEGPYEDLEAFLSDAGALAKSLLDMGFRGMKIWPFDQFAVKTNGTYISPEDLEAGLRPFKQIREAVGDAMDIHVELHSVWNLPMAEKIARALKPYNVFWLEDPIKMTNVDALAEYARRAETWVTASENLATRWSFRELFEKRATDVCMLDIGWCGGLTEAKKIATMAETYELPVAPHDCTGPGLLTAAVHLSINLPNALVQEMVRAFYFGWYSELMEGLPVFENGYLLAPTAPGLGISLSPKVFNRSDATIWITGTTSG; encoded by the coding sequence ATGAAAATCACCGGCATTGAAACCATCAATCTTAAAGAATTTCGCAATGTAACCTGGGTGCGCGTGCACACTGATGCTGGCAGTTTTGGTCTGGGCGAAACGTTTTATGGCTCTGATGCCGTGTGCGGTTTCATCCATGAAACACTGGCAGATGAACTGATTGGCCGTGACCCAACCCAGATTGACGCCATCTCCCGCCTGCTGCTCAATCCCATTTGTGGCTTCAACTCCACAGGTGCGGAAATGCGGGCCGCCTCTGCCATTGATATCGCCCTGTGGGATCTTGCCGGTAAAACCCTCGGCGTCCCGGTGCATCAGCTGCTGGGGGGCAAAAGCCGCGATAAGATCCGCGCGTACAACACCTGTGCGGGCTACGAGTATGTGAAGGACAAGCAGGTCAACACCACGGAAGACTGGAGCACGGAGTCCGTTGCCGAAGGTCCCTATGAGGATCTGGAGGCCTTCCTTTCTGATGCGGGCGCACTGGCCAAGAGCCTGCTGGACATGGGCTTCCGCGGCATGAAGATCTGGCCATTTGACCAGTTCGCAGTGAAAACCAACGGCACCTACATCTCACCGGAAGATCTGGAGGCAGGCCTGCGCCCTTTCAAGCAAATCCGCGAAGCTGTTGGCGATGCCATGGACATTCACGTGGAGCTGCACAGCGTGTGGAACCTGCCCATGGCTGAGAAGATCGCGCGTGCGTTGAAGCCTTACAACGTGTTCTGGCTAGAAGACCCAATCAAGATGACCAACGTGGATGCGCTGGCTGAGTACGCCCGCCGGGCAGAGACCTGGGTCACCGCCAGTGAGAACCTCGCCACCCGCTGGTCGTTCCGCGAGCTGTTTGAGAAGCGCGCAACGGATGTCTGCATGTTGGATATCGGTTGGTGTGGCGGCCTGACGGAAGCCAAGAAGATAGCCACCATGGCTGAAACCTACGAGTTGCCCGTTGCGCCGCATGATTGCACCGGTCCGGGCCTCCTGACAGCTGCTGTGCACCTGTCCATCAACCTGCCAAACGCTCTGGTTCAGGAGATGGTGCGGGCGTTCTATTTCGGCTGGTACAGCGAATTGATGGAAGGTCTGCCTGTATTCGAAAACGGTTATCTGCTGGCCCCAACCGCACCGGGCCTCGGCATCTCGCTCTCGCCAAAGGTGTTTAACCGCAGCGACGCCACAATTTGGATCACGGGCACCACGTCCGGCTGA
- a CDS encoding XRE family transcriptional regulator: protein MTVGSTLGEDLKALRTSRGMTLEETAKKMGRSVGWLSQVERDKSTPRHTDLKQFAEVFGVQLSLFFGDAEAPENEQGRVVRSGNRRVIGERDKGLLETLVSPDLTDSFEMIHSTFQPGSHRSEAITRPTQEVAYMVSGRLDVWIGEDMFTVEAGDSFRIKDTSYRWSNPYAEPAVAIWVISPPVY from the coding sequence ATGACAGTTGGCAGCACATTGGGGGAGGATCTGAAGGCGCTCCGCACCTCGCGCGGGATGACGCTGGAAGAGACTGCGAAGAAGATGGGCCGCTCTGTGGGCTGGCTCTCTCAGGTGGAGCGCGACAAGTCCACGCCCCGCCATACGGATCTAAAGCAGTTTGCCGAGGTGTTTGGTGTTCAGCTTTCTCTGTTCTTTGGAGATGCAGAGGCGCCGGAAAATGAGCAAGGCCGGGTTGTGCGCTCCGGCAACCGCCGTGTGATTGGGGAGCGGGACAAGGGCCTGCTGGAGACGCTGGTTTCTCCTGATCTGACCGACAGCTTTGAGATGATCCACTCCACGTTTCAGCCCGGCTCTCACCGCAGTGAGGCGATCACGCGGCCAACGCAGGAAGTGGCCTACATGGTCTCCGGCAGGTTGGATGTGTGGATCGGCGAGGACATGTTCACGGTGGAGGCGGGTGATAGTTTTCGCATCAAGGACACGTCTTACCGCTGGTCTAACCCTTACGCAGAGCCTGCTGTTGCGATCTGGGTGATTTCACCGCCGGTTTATTAA
- a CDS encoding CesT family type III secretion system chaperone, which translates to MKYAATLLAELGEKIGLPNLELDEEGLCSFEVEDEFTLTLGVNNQDEVILFALLPDIQKDKREAGYRLLLQANLLGKGTGDAVLAMTEGDNQPALNSRFSAQNLVVQQLEEKLDTFIKLVKLWRATIQSLNASETESRQELHLSNDAWLRA; encoded by the coding sequence ATGAAATACGCTGCAACACTCCTTGCCGAGCTGGGCGAAAAGATCGGCCTGCCAAACCTTGAGCTGGATGAGGAAGGTTTGTGCTCTTTTGAGGTTGAAGACGAGTTTACCCTCACTCTGGGTGTAAACAATCAGGATGAGGTAATCCTGTTTGCTCTTCTGCCAGACATCCAGAAAGACAAGCGTGAAGCCGGATATCGTTTGCTGCTTCAGGCCAACCTGCTGGGCAAAGGCACTGGTGATGCGGTTCTGGCGATGACAGAAGGTGATAATCAACCGGCGCTGAACTCCCGATTTTCCGCTCAAAACCTCGTGGTTCAGCAGCTGGAAGAGAAGCTCGACACCTTCATCAAACTGGTGAAGCTCTGGCGCGCAACCATTCAGTCTCTCAATGCGTCAGAGACTGAAAGCAGGCAGGAACTCCACCTTTCCAATGATGCCTGGCTGCGTGCTTAA
- a CDS encoding FAD-dependent oxidoreductase gives MSIPDTARVVIIGGGVVGVSTLYHLAKMGWSDCVLLEKNELTAGSTWHAAGNCPNFATSYAVMNMQRYGLELYRGLAEEVDYPINYHVTGAIRLAHSHERMMEFEHVAAMAEHMGLTMDMCTPDQLQQHFPFMEVHDLEGGLWDPLDGDIDPAQVTQALAKGARDLGARILRFTPATGVRREGREWIVCTEAGEIRCEYVVNAAGYYAARVGEWFEPYGGRSVPTVTMSHQYFMTEAIPEVEAWTKQHGRKLPMLRDPDTSYYLRQETGGFNLGPYERACRTAWTTPDDPMPEDFSFQLYPDDLERLEFYIEDAMARVPLLGTQGVKRNINGPIPYAPDGLPMIGPMPGVPNAFEAHSFTFGIAQGGGAGKVAAEWIVNGQTEWDMWAVDPRRYTDYTDKQYCIDKAKEVYGHEYAMHFPHHEWPAGRDRKLSPNHSKLLELGGQMGAYNGWERANWFAKAGDDISEEATQTWARSGPWEQRVREECEAVRDYVGVLDLPGFSRFKLSGDGAADWLREQIAGALPKVGRMTLGYFPDERGRVLTEMSILRHGADEFTLITAALAQWHDFELLNARLPEGLSLEDQTRDVTTLIVTGPQSRQLLSGMTEADLSLSWLSLQQTAVLGKPALLVRVSFAGELGWEIHASNEVMPEIYESILGSGAKPFGMYALNALRLEKGYRSWKGDLSTDYTLFEAGLDRFVKLNKPQNFPGKAALLKEAADGVKRRFVTMIVEAGDCDAPYMSTIWQGDQMVGEVTSGGWGYRVNASIALGVVRADLVEPGTELNIKIYGKPYKAVVQPDGPLWDPENARLRDQGEAKDADPDQSTSLQTV, from the coding sequence ATGTCTATTCCGGATACAGCGCGGGTTGTGATTATCGGCGGCGGTGTTGTTGGCGTTTCCACGCTGTATCATCTGGCCAAAATGGGCTGGAGTGACTGCGTTCTTTTGGAAAAGAACGAGCTGACGGCAGGCTCAACCTGGCATGCGGCGGGCAACTGCCCCAACTTCGCCACCAGCTACGCGGTGATGAACATGCAGCGCTACGGATTGGAGCTGTATCGCGGGCTGGCGGAAGAGGTCGACTATCCCATCAACTATCACGTAACCGGAGCCATCCGGCTGGCACACAGCCATGAACGGATGATGGAGTTTGAGCACGTGGCCGCTATGGCCGAACACATGGGCCTGACTATGGATATGTGCACTCCGGATCAGCTGCAACAGCATTTCCCCTTTATGGAGGTTCATGATCTGGAAGGCGGGCTTTGGGATCCGCTGGATGGTGACATTGATCCTGCACAAGTGACACAGGCCCTTGCCAAGGGCGCGCGTGATCTGGGCGCCCGCATTCTGCGCTTTACGCCTGCCACGGGCGTGCGCCGGGAGGGCCGGGAATGGATCGTCTGCACGGAAGCGGGCGAGATCCGCTGTGAGTATGTGGTCAATGCGGCTGGCTATTATGCCGCCCGTGTGGGCGAATGGTTTGAGCCTTATGGCGGGCGCAGCGTGCCGACCGTCACCATGAGCCACCAGTATTTCATGACGGAAGCAATCCCCGAAGTGGAAGCCTGGACCAAACAGCATGGCCGCAAACTGCCCATGCTGCGTGACCCGGACACCTCCTACTATCTGCGGCAGGAAACGGGTGGGTTCAATCTGGGGCCGTATGAGCGCGCTTGCCGGACGGCATGGACAACACCGGATGATCCCATGCCGGAGGATTTCAGCTTCCAGCTTTATCCTGATGATCTGGAGCGGCTCGAGTTTTACATCGAAGATGCCATGGCACGTGTGCCCTTGCTGGGAACGCAAGGGGTGAAACGCAACATCAACGGGCCTATTCCTTACGCCCCTGATGGACTGCCCATGATTGGCCCTATGCCCGGCGTGCCCAACGCGTTTGAAGCCCATTCCTTCACCTTCGGCATCGCGCAGGGCGGTGGTGCTGGCAAGGTGGCGGCAGAATGGATCGTCAACGGGCAGACCGAGTGGGACATGTGGGCTGTCGATCCAAGACGTTACACCGATTATACGGACAAGCAGTACTGCATCGATAAGGCCAAGGAGGTGTACGGCCACGAGTACGCCATGCACTTCCCGCATCACGAATGGCCTGCTGGGCGGGACCGCAAACTCTCCCCCAACCACAGCAAACTGCTGGAACTTGGCGGACAGATGGGTGCCTACAACGGTTGGGAGCGCGCCAACTGGTTTGCAAAGGCGGGCGATGACATCTCTGAAGAGGCGACACAAACCTGGGCCCGCTCTGGTCCGTGGGAACAGCGGGTGCGTGAAGAATGCGAAGCGGTGCGCGATTACGTTGGCGTGCTGGATCTGCCCGGGTTTTCAAGGTTCAAGCTCTCCGGAGACGGTGCCGCTGATTGGCTGCGGGAGCAGATTGCAGGTGCACTGCCAAAGGTTGGTCGCATGACACTGGGCTATTTCCCAGATGAGCGCGGGCGGGTGCTGACAGAAATGTCGATCCTGCGGCATGGGGCGGATGAGTTCACGCTGATCACCGCAGCTCTGGCCCAATGGCATGACTTTGAGCTGCTGAATGCTCGCTTGCCGGAGGGATTGTCGCTGGAAGATCAGACGCGGGACGTCACCACGCTGATTGTCACCGGCCCTCAATCCCGTCAGTTGCTTTCCGGCATGACAGAGGCAGACCTTTCTCTCAGCTGGCTCAGCCTTCAACAGACAGCGGTTCTTGGAAAGCCCGCGCTTCTGGTGCGCGTGTCGTTTGCCGGAGAGCTGGGCTGGGAAATCCATGCCAGCAACGAGGTCATGCCTGAGATCTATGAGTCGATCCTTGGCTCTGGTGCCAAACCCTTCGGCATGTATGCGCTTAATGCCTTGCGACTGGAGAAAGGCTATCGCAGCTGGAAAGGCGATCTTTCAACGGACTACACGCTGTTTGAGGCCGGGCTGGACCGGTTCGTGAAGCTCAATAAACCGCAAAACTTCCCGGGCAAAGCTGCGTTGCTGAAGGAGGCAGCAGACGGCGTGAAGCGTCGTTTCGTGACTATGATTGTCGAGGCTGGTGATTGCGATGCTCCGTATATGTCCACCATCTGGCAGGGGGATCAGATGGTCGGGGAAGTCACCTCCGGCGGCTGGGGCTACCGGGTTAATGCTTCCATCGCGCTGGGTGTGGTGCGCGCTGATCTGGTTGAACCGGGAACTGAGCTGAACATCAAAATCTATGGCAAGCCCTACAAGGCTGTTGTTCAACCCGATGGCCCGCTGTGGGATCCGGAAAATGCACGACTGAGAGATCAGGGTGAGGCGAAAGATGCTGATCCAGACCAGAGCACGTCTCTTCAAACGGTGTGA
- a CDS encoding FadR/GntR family transcriptional regulator has product MVSTYTQDLRDQITEELARQLFSAELKPGDFLPKELELTEQFGVSRATMRSALATFTNHGIIERISGFGTRVKDYQDWNILSPQVATWIAQYGGNTLIFAREIFRFRTSVEPFIAMEAARRATAKDLMKIEAAWNGMYAAMQKDDLIYRGKHFQQYDTQFHEAIYQATHNLVWVQIGRSTMPAVFVLIKKTTEAASELSDSLERHRHLLEAIRLRDAEAARKASVRIIDRAAYDLDLSDLNEEIRENSLANVVMQNERDRLTSD; this is encoded by the coding sequence ATGGTGTCCACATACACGCAGGATCTGCGAGATCAGATAACCGAGGAACTGGCTCGCCAGCTGTTTTCGGCAGAACTGAAACCGGGTGACTTTCTGCCAAAGGAACTGGAACTGACGGAACAGTTTGGTGTCAGCCGTGCCACCATGCGCAGTGCGCTGGCCACCTTCACCAATCACGGTATCATCGAACGCATCTCCGGCTTCGGCACCCGCGTCAAAGACTATCAGGACTGGAACATCCTCTCCCCGCAAGTGGCCACATGGATTGCGCAGTATGGCGGCAATACGCTCATCTTCGCCCGTGAGATTTTCCGCTTCCGCACGTCCGTGGAACCCTTCATCGCCATGGAAGCGGCCCGCCGTGCCACGGCCAAGGATCTGATGAAGATCGAGGCAGCGTGGAACGGTATGTATGCGGCCATGCAGAAGGACGACCTGATCTATCGCGGCAAGCACTTTCAGCAGTACGACACTCAGTTTCATGAGGCGATCTATCAGGCCACACACAATCTGGTCTGGGTACAGATCGGGCGCAGCACCATGCCTGCGGTGTTCGTGCTGATCAAGAAAACCACGGAAGCGGCGAGTGAGCTGAGCGACAGTCTGGAACGCCACCGCCATCTGCTGGAAGCCATCCGCCTGCGGGATGCAGAAGCGGCCCGCAAAGCCTCTGTGCGCATCATCGACCGCGCCGCCTATGACCTTGACCTGAGTGATCTGAACGAAGAGATCCGCGAGAATTCCTTGGCCAACGTGGTGATGCAGAACGAACGCGACCGCCTCACCTCCGATTGA
- a CDS encoding DUF3141 domain-containing protein, which yields MQIELFTQRTAQYFEALAQQNQFLQVANSRRSTRLMKDFQKKQEKSKIKGEALAASWAPYDTPKKVMDAWTHYLKESSERAILTMDALRESSDTYFDHMAKGCPPVLVYDYEVIVEGRNLPRPCNYMLLKIIPPEGTEVFDWKRPYVIIDPRAGHGAGIGGFKDDSQVGVALRGGHPVYFVAFHPMPEPHQELSHVTHAEAAFLREIISRHPDSPKPIVVGNCQGGWATAILAAVYPDLVGPIVLNGAPMSYWSGKMGQDPMRYSAGLTGGIVPALLSADLGNGVFDGANLVQNFEMLNPGRNWFRKYYDLYTTIDSGEERYLEFQKWWNGFYYMTEEEFRWILDNLFIGNKLAKNEAFLEPGRPIDLKTIKSPIIVFSSYGDNITPPDQALNWIADTYTDDAEIEILGQRILYMLHDQVGHLGIFVSSSVAKREHTQVASTLKTIEAMPPGLYKLQIEEQKGKGCDAKFKVSFARKTIDEMLLETGERDEEKAFAGVARFSESWEDMYDSTIGPVLKTMNSSQTAEVTRDLHPMRLANGAFASTNPFMFWPTMAAAAVKQNHKPNMAKTPFHYWEEMVADSIEYGWDALKDMREAMIENSFLTFWASPQAVEYGKALSFRRPKVPMQDLHSLASIQNALKKIEKGGAAAAIVRIVLMIADTRTEVRGEKLERFNEVLTTWAPFKSMDPKERNFLIHDQTLIARFEMEAGYNALPLLLKNEKDKTFAYKAVTYIIGNEEDMAPNSLELWHCLKKTLKWG from the coding sequence ATGCAAATAGAACTCTTTACCCAGCGCACTGCCCAGTACTTTGAGGCCCTCGCGCAGCAAAACCAGTTTTTGCAGGTTGCCAACTCACGGCGCTCCACCCGCCTGATGAAGGACTTCCAGAAGAAACAGGAGAAGTCCAAGATCAAAGGCGAAGCGCTGGCCGCCTCCTGGGCTCCCTATGACACGCCTAAAAAGGTCATGGATGCCTGGACGCATTATCTGAAAGAGTCCAGTGAACGGGCGATCCTGACCATGGATGCCCTGCGCGAAAGCAGCGACACCTACTTTGACCACATGGCCAAGGGCTGTCCTCCGGTGCTCGTCTATGATTATGAGGTCATCGTGGAAGGCCGTAACCTGCCGCGACCCTGCAACTACATGCTTTTGAAGATCATTCCGCCCGAAGGGACGGAGGTGTTTGACTGGAAACGTCCCTATGTGATCATCGACCCGCGCGCCGGACATGGTGCTGGGATCGGTGGGTTCAAAGATGACAGTCAGGTGGGCGTTGCCCTGCGCGGCGGCCATCCCGTGTATTTCGTCGCCTTCCACCCGATGCCAGAGCCGCATCAGGAACTATCGCATGTCACCCATGCGGAGGCGGCGTTCTTGCGGGAGATTATCTCGCGTCATCCGGACAGCCCGAAGCCCATCGTGGTGGGCAACTGTCAGGGTGGATGGGCGACAGCCATTCTGGCGGCGGTTTATCCAGATCTGGTGGGACCGATCGTGCTCAACGGAGCACCCATGTCCTACTGGAGCGGCAAGATGGGGCAGGACCCCATGCGCTACTCCGCAGGCCTGACCGGCGGCATCGTGCCAGCTCTGCTGTCGGCTGATCTGGGCAATGGCGTGTTTGATGGCGCCAATCTGGTGCAGAACTTTGAGATGCTGAACCCGGGCCGCAACTGGTTCCGCAAGTACTATGACCTTTACACCACGATCGACAGCGGCGAAGAGCGCTATCTGGAGTTCCAGAAGTGGTGGAACGGCTTTTATTACATGACCGAGGAAGAGTTCCGCTGGATTCTGGACAACCTCTTCATCGGCAACAAACTGGCCAAGAACGAAGCGTTTCTGGAGCCCGGACGGCCTATTGACCTGAAGACCATCAAGTCACCGATCATCGTCTTTTCCTCTTACGGCGATAACATCACCCCGCCCGATCAGGCCCTCAACTGGATCGCGGACACATACACGGATGACGCGGAGATTGAGATCCTCGGCCAGCGTATCCTCTACATGCTTCATGATCAGGTCGGGCATCTGGGCATCTTCGTGTCCTCTAGCGTCGCCAAGCGGGAACACACGCAGGTGGCGTCCACCTTGAAGACCATCGAAGCCATGCCTCCGGGGCTCTACAAGCTGCAGATTGAAGAGCAGAAGGGCAAAGGCTGTGATGCCAAGTTCAAGGTGAGTTTTGCCCGCAAAACCATCGACGAGATGCTGCTGGAAACCGGCGAACGCGATGAGGAAAAAGCCTTTGCCGGTGTGGCCCGTTTCTCGGAAAGCTGGGAAGACATGTACGACAGCACCATCGGCCCGGTGCTGAAGACTATGAACAGCTCACAAACAGCGGAAGTCACCCGCGACCTGCACCCTATGCGGCTCGCCAACGGCGCGTTTGCCTCCACCAACCCCTTCATGTTCTGGCCCACCATGGCCGCCGCTGCGGTGAAGCAGAACCACAAGCCCAACATGGCCAAAACGCCCTTCCATTATTGGGAGGAGATGGTGGCGGACAGCATCGAATATGGCTGGGATGCGCTGAAAGATATGCGCGAAGCGATGATTGAAAACAGCTTCCTCACCTTCTGGGCCTCTCCCCAAGCGGTGGAATACGGCAAGGCCCTGTCCTTCCGCAGACCAAAAGTGCCAATGCAGGACCTGCACAGTCTGGCCAGCATTCAAAACGCCTTGAAGAAGATCGAAAAGGGCGGAGCTGCCGCTGCCATCGTGCGTATTGTGCTGATGATTGCTGATACCCGCACCGAGGTGCGCGGCGAAAAGCTGGAGCGGTTCAACGAGGTGCTGACCACATGGGCGCCGTTCAAATCCATGGACCCGAAGGAGCGCAACTTCCTCATTCATGACCAGACGCTGATTGCGCGGTTTGAGATGGAGGCAGGCTACAACGCCCTGCCGCTGTTGCTGAAGAACGAGAAAGACAAAACCTTCGCCTACAAGGCGGTGACCTACATCATCGGCAACGAGGAAGACATGGCGCCCAACTCGCTGGAACTGTGGCACTGCCTGAAGAAAACGCTCAAGTGGGGGTAG